In Nicotiana tabacum cultivar K326 chromosome 21, ASM71507v2, whole genome shotgun sequence, one DNA window encodes the following:
- the LOC107789829 gene encoding putative LRR receptor-like serine/threonine-protein kinase At3g47570, with product MSFNNFEGEVPQGGVFSNASGAIISGNRNLCGGSQVLKLPQCKDSMPKKGRLSPTLKIIISVACSLFGVMLVLVVVLFCILRRKKHSASPYLPDDSFLKISYGELLKATNGFSSENLIGKGGFGCVYKGILGSDEKNVAIKVLDLQHRGALKSFIAECEVLKNLRHRNLVKLVTACSGIDFQGNDFKALIYEFMVHGSLDDWLHSFSNDGSLHIQYLDFYQRVNIAMDIAFALEYLHNGSQIPVVHCDLKPSNVLLDMDMTARVGDFGLSRFLQETAQQTSASETSTIGIKGSIGYAAPEYGMGSEVSTYGDIYSYGIIILEIITEKKPTDDTFSNGLNLHNYVNMAFSAGRVMEIVDPMLFHNMQEEETTSISERKTKDYITECLISMCKIGIACTMESPKERMGISDVVKELQLIKETLSKCDRNYDH from the exons ATGTCGTTTAATAATTTTGAGGGTGAAGTACCCCAAGGGGGAGTTTTCAGTAATGCAAGTGGAGCAATAATCAGCGGAAACAGAAATCTTTGTGGAGGTTCTCAAGTGCTAAAGCTACCACAATGTAAAGATTCAATGCCAAAGAAGGGAAGATTATCACCAACTCTAAAGATAATTATTTCTGTTGCTTGTAGTTTATTTGGAGTAATGCTAGTTTTGGTAGTCGTACTTTTCTGTATTTTAAGGAGGAAGAAACATAGCGCTTCGCCCTATTTACCAGATGATTCATTTTTGAAAATCTCCTATGGTGAACTGCTGAAAGCAACCAATGGATTCTCTTCAGAAAATCTCATTGGTAAGGGTGGTTTTGGTTGTGTATACAAAGGAATTCTTGGTTCAGATGAGAAAAATGTCGCTATCAAAGTACTTGATTTGCAGCATAGAGGAGCTTTAAAAAGCTTTATTGCAGAATGTGAAGTCCTAAAGAACCTTAGGCATAGAAATCTTGTCAAGTTAGTAACTGCATGTTCAGGTATTGATTTTCAGGGCAATGACTTTAAGGCCCTGATTTACGAGTTCATGGTACACGGTAGCCTGGACGATTGGCTGCATTCATTTTCCAATGATGGAAGTCTGCACATACAATATCTAGATTTTTATCAGAGAGTAAACATTGCAATGGATATTGCTTTCGCGCTAGAGTATCTTCATAATGGAAGCCAAATACCAGTTGTTCATTGTGATTTGAAGCCGAGCAACGTCTTACTAGACATGGACATGACTGCCCGTGTTGGCGATTTTGGTTTGTCAAGGTTCCTCCAAGAAACTGCTCAGCAAACTTCAGCAAGCGAAACTAGCACTATTGGTATTAAAGGATCAATTGGCTATGCAGCTCCAG AATATGGAATGGGAAGTGAAGTGTCAACTTATGGGGATATATACAGCTATGGCATTATCATACTGGAGATTATTACAGAGAAAAAGCCGACAGACGACACCTTTTCAAATGGACTGAACCTTCACAACTATGTTAACATGGCTTTCTCTGCTGGTAGAGTAATGGAAATTGTTGATCCAATGCTTTTCCACaacatgcaagaagaggagacaaccAGTATTTCTGAAAGGAAAACCAAAGATTACATTACAGAGTGCTTAATTTCTATGTGTAAAATTGGGATTGCTTGCACCATGGAATcaccaaaagaaagaatgggtATCAGTGATGTTGTTAAAGAGTTGCAGTTGATCAAAGAAACTTTATCTAAATGTGATAGGAATTATGATCATTAA